The genomic DNA TTGACATTTACAGCATTTAACAAATTTCTGAAGTAAGCTGCAGTTCCTCTATCCCCTGCTGACTCTGCGCTATAGGTGAGTCTGCAGATTGCCtgaatgaaaatgaatgttgtgcaaataaataaaagttaaaaccATGTGACATGTAAGCTATTACAGATGCTTTAATGTAGCCTTACCTATCATTGAAATCTGATATAATTTGAGGTAATTTAATGTTTAAGACTATACATCAACATAattctcaaattttttttatgaacaacCTGCATTTCTGAATAACAGACATTCATTTCACAAAGaaatgtaaatttgaaaaaaaaatacctccAAGAAATTCATGAGACGATGAAAGTCTTCGATTTTTGAGATGAATCCTTCTAATCGTGACGATGCTGTGTCTCCATTAAGAACTGACTGTTGTGCACATTGCACCCTTTCATCCGTTAGTCTGTcaccttaaaaagaaaatttagaaCTCATAATATGCCTTCTTAGCCATTGTGTGTAAAACTGTCATCAAGAGGAGTAGGTTTAAAGAGTAATAGGTAAAATGTCCCTTCAAGTAAACATACTAACTACATCTCTTACCACCAAAAAATACAGATTCCACAATTTCATCATTTTGGAATGGGACGTATCTTGATTGCAAGTCCCTTAGAAGTTGAATCATATCTGCGGTTTTTGTTTCGTTGGTGTCAAATAATCCTAACGGATACTGAAAAAAGAAGCCAATTCAATGTATTAAATGGGCTACAGAAAGACTTTTAAAACAGCAAATAAGATCAATCATAATATATAACACAAATGTCATACCTGTTTGGTTTTTTCTCCTGCTTGTGCAAACAGGATGCCAACTTGTTATGTACAGACCCAGGGCTGACACACAGACCAAGTTTGGCTAGTCTTTGGATATCCTAGATTAATGACAGTTGATTTTGTTAATGTTAtatcatgaaaataatttttaatatacaagaCCAGCAaacagattatttttcacatgaaatgattgtttaaACTATTAAGTGATATGAgggaattttataattattctcatgcttcaaaatagtttttttatcatttgagaaatagtaaaatatatttcagtaTAAAAGTATTACCCTCTGAGTACATCCCCCATGGACAAGCAAAAATGCagtgcaataatgtagcccagACATTTCCTGACTACGACCATGGAACCCAGTTGCAATTGTGTGTAAAATGTGCATGAATTTCTTTTCTGCTGGTGCTACTGGTATATCACTAACAACTGCACTGACCACCTTTAAAAGATTAGGAGCTCGAATTTCCAATTCCTTGTGAAATTTATCCCATGTAAAAGACATCAAGCTGGCATGGTCCTTCTTCTGCAACAGCGACCCTGAATTTCTTTTACATAATTCTTTGGACTCTACATTCACGATGTTAGCTGCCGCTGCAACAACTTCATCTGGGTTTGAGATTGTCAGCACATCCAGCACAGTTTTTTCAACCTTGTCTGATTTGAAAATAGCTTTACATATTTTCTGGTGAGCCTCATTCACAATAAGCGCTGTCCTTTTCCCACTTGGATAGGAAATTGTTATCTAATTGATACAAGAAATGTAAAACACTTACATTAAAATTGGTCTATTACAAATCAATATTCAAAACTTAAACATTGATATTAAATTGATTGAATCAGAACgcctgattttaatcagattgattgaatctattaataaatattcatgacttattcatttgaaattaagatgaataattgataaaaattatctataatcagtttaataaaattaagaaattgaGTTATATATTTACAGCATAAATAGTTATATATGAATACCTTGCCCTCTTCATGACTGCTCAGTTTGAACCAAACAATAATTAACAAATGACCCTGAAAtgttaaagaaaacaagaattGGAACAGCATGCAAACAATAAACTTTGAACACAACtggaataaacaaaaacataaaaaatttgaaattgttaacTAGCAATTAAGTGTAACAAGTTggtaatggggggggggggttaacttTACATTGGAAAGGGTAGGGTGGGGTTAAAGATGCCTTCTATTATATCAGTTAAATTGGtctataattaaaaatacaaatgtactatATCAtctattttaatcaactctgaacatgtaataaaaactaTAAATTGTATTGAGGTATAATACAACATATGATCATATACAGCATGTAGAAgtcataaatgataaaaaatagtgTCTGCTGTTAAtctctatttttaaaaagaaaaaaactaatAATGTGTGTCATGAGTTGTATTATTGATTTATTGCAAGCTTATTTTACTAAATTTGTAACAACAAATTATTCGTCACTGAAAACTTTCAAGCTTTGATATGATCACATTGTAAGCTATTGGCTGctatataaaaattcaacaccAAGTAATAATTTAATAACTATTACAACATAAAATTGAGACGTACCTCCACTTCCCCATGTAAGATTTTAGTAAACGATGTTGTCAGTGACCTGCGTACAGAAACTGCTGCCTTTGGCTGTTCGGCTTTGGTGATATCTTCAAATGTCTGTATACATATAGGCTGAATACAGGTTATGGGCAACAGAGGGGTCAATTTCTTGGTAGGTTGTTGCAACCCAGGACTGCGGAGCATTCGTTTAGTTTTACACATATCTGCTCGTTTAGGTGACGGAAGAGAGAGAAAACAATTCTCCTTCACCCCTTGGATTGATCGTTTGAGCTTATCTTTGAGTTCTGTCGATTCCTTTTCAAGTTTACTAAGTTTTTCAACACTACGGAAACATTTCTGACATACTCCCGTGTCGTTACCTACATCGTATGTATCAACACCGATAGCATCGCTTATTATTTTCTTACGTTCTTCCGTTAACTTAAGCTTTCTATCGAAATATTTCTTAGTGATCTCCTTTCCAAACGAGTCTTTAATTGTCTGGATAAACGAGAACCCACAAATAATGCACATGTTGCATAAACTGTAAGTTTTTTTAGGAGTTTGTGTCTCTTTAGATGGAGCAGCCATCTtggataaatgtaaatataaccgCACAGATTTATGGGAAATCGTCTGCTGGCAGAGTTCTGCTAGCCACAAGTTGATTGGCTTATCGAAAGGTCGTTCGGACGTGACCTCTAAGCGGGTTGTTTCAGATGTTCGAGAGCGGTAGCGTATCAGAacagctgattttaatcagattgggcTAATGCTGAAACACCGCTGCAAAGATTACAAGGCTTTGTGTCCAAAATTGAGGACTTCCACAGACTCATGAATTTCTTAGAGGtatgtatttgatacataatacatgtagtatgtttcTTGATTGACAGTAGTGTATAGAAGAATTGtttgttttaagtaaaatttaaagaagacTAAAATGCTTTGAAATTCATGGTACCATTTATTTGTAGGCTATACACAAACTGACATATTCAACCAAGAGTGCTGTTGACCAAGGCACAGTATATTACTATCGGTATGATAAAGCAAGTTTATTTGACTCGTATGTCATACATTTAATGTGTGTATAATAACAGATTTATTGTGAAAATACATGTTACTGgctttgaatcatttttttatttaattgattgtaGGAACCTCCTGAACATGAGAAATGTGAAAGGGCAAGTGTATAATGCCTACAGAGCATACAAGATGCTGTACTATGTGATCCTGGATGCCATCTGTTTGCTACTTTTCCTGAATTTCTTTGACGTTCCAGACATTGAACATGCAATTGAACTGCCAAGAAACTTTGCAGCTATGTCAGATGAAGAAAAAATAGAGTACATTGACTCTGTTAGTGAAAACATTCTGAGTAAGTATTTTTTTGACAGTACAGATGACATTTTTCAGAATTTACGTAACATTGTGTGTGACCCACAACACCCAGAAAACTATTGGACATCAACACTAGAGGGTGGAAGATTTAAATGGCATcattgtgacaaaacatatgcACGTGTTCTCTCTTTACAAACCCACGAAAAGAAGGTTCATGACATTCACATTGCAAAGCCATCAAAAAAACCGAAGAATAAAACTCAAGACCAAATGCACGATTACCTTGTCATGCTGTTTAAGCTTGTTATTTTGCACAAGAATTTAGACACTGCTGTTGATATGGGTGACGGTGAGAGGGCTGTAAAATCAGCAAAATATGAACTTCCTGTCTACCATCTGACAAACAAAGTAAAGTATTCTATTGGCTCGATTCATTTGATATCGTTAACATCTGGCATTCTCCCTGATGATCAAAAGGAACGCCTAGTAGCCAACCGCTTCGTAAATTCACAAGGTGGAAAAAACAACAATGTGTCATTGGACGAATACCTTGAAATGTTAAATAGGGACAGTAAGATTGCTTGCTCTGGccataaaacaaaagaaagcatCCTTGCCGAATCAAAGGAATATCCCCACTTAATAAATTTAGTTAGTCACTTTGATGTTATTACTGAAATCCATAGCAGAAAGGGCTTCCATCACATCCCTAGTTACAAGGAAGATGTTTTAAAGGTCTTAAAAGATTTACAAAATACTAATATGCTTTCTATTGTTCCAAATCGAAAATTCAAGTCTTAAGATATTTCAGTGGACAAAAACCCATTTGACAATGCATTTGTTGGATTATCTACTATGATACATAGACATAAACCAAGCCAACCATTTATTCGCCTAAGAGATCCACGGGTATAACTGTCTTATGCTTAAACTTTTCTAGCCATTTCTTCCTTATGACTGCAACTTTTACATATATCAGTACATAATGACTGCTACTAGTTTTTGAAATGGTAGGTACTGTTGTTCATGATTTATCATGCATAATGTATTACACACTGTTtctatggtgttttttttttactgtttaacatgtattgttacatgtacaaccTAACTTTGGTGCATTATATCAAGTCAATCAGACATACGGGTAGTTATAAATGAGCAACATTGTGATTGTATCACGATATCAAAAATATGCATTGCatctttaataaatattttatagccaCCTTATTTGATGTTTCACTGTAAATGTTATTTCAATTACGATACACTTGGTTTACATTTGctctataattttatttggtagCAAATTCTAATTACATTGATTATATAGGCTGTAAATGTTTATTAAGAGACTATATTGTCCGATCATTTTAAGACTCTTTTTAATCTCCTTCAGAAGAAGAGATCTATGAAAacattagaattttaaaaagccAAAATACCTAGCTTATGTctaaaatcatatctaaaattttaaaaatgatgtgaagaatatttttttaccaaCTGATCTGGTATCGACACAATTCTGTCTAAATAATGAAACAGAAACTAATTTTAACTTCAACAAATTTATGCATATATAATCATTGTTGAACATGTTTTGGTATGAAATGAAGTACGGTACATGTTTCTCTAGTAACACTCTCTATCAAAAGACTCTGTAAATCCTTTACAGTGATTTCAAGATAAATTCCAAATTCAGACTTATACACATTGTTTTCAGTAAATACGACAGCacataacaatgaatttcaaagatCAATAAGAAATTAACATTCATGGATAGAGTTATAATGGTTCATATAAGTCTTAATCACATTCATATTCCTCTGTTTTATCACTGTCACTATCATCACTTTCCTCTGTGTTCACattaaaatcatacattttttcAATTGGCAATAATATACATTCTTTACACATACATTTGAGGGCACAATTATCACAACATGCATGCTGTCCCACTAAACTTTCTTTTACTTTAATCAGTTCGTGGTCATCCAAAAAATTGTCCAAAAGACAAAGACGTCTACAATCATTAAGTATTTTCTTAATGGCTTGATCATCCAATCGTTGATGATACGAATTAAACATTACTAAAGCAATAGATGGCATGTTGTCCCTCCCTACTCTTCCAATTTCTTGCACAAAATCTGAGACATTTGACTGTGCACCATATAAAATAACACTGTTAAAACCTTTGGCATCTATACCCATACCTAGTGCACTTGTTGAAACTAGTATACGAAGTTTACTGTTCAACTCTTTCAGTTCATTAATTATGAAATCTTTCTTAATGTCTTCAGTTTCTGAATGATATAAGTCAATATGATGGACACAAGATGGCACCtcttcaattaaaaaattatacatttttgacGCATCATTAATTGAAGTACAATAAATTATAACCCTTGGGAAATTTTCACATAAATCTTGGAGAGGGTCGATCAGCCAAAACATGGCAGTTTCTATATTTTTTGACACCTTTTTTACAACTAATTTAATGTTAGGTTTATCAGGTAAAACAATGATTTCTAAGGATTTGTCACTAAGATTGAGGCACTTCTTTACACGTTTGGCTGTTTTCTTCGTGCATGTTGCACTCAGAGCCAACACATTGGCATTTGGAAATAATGATCGTAGCTCTCCAACATGTCTAAACCATTTCCTAAATGCCTCCTTGCCATCCTCGCTCTGTCCCCTATAAAACATATTACACAAAATGTTATTGTCTAAAAGTATTTACCGATATTAtatctcattaaaatttggtgttatATAGATCTGCTTGCTTTAAACagctttaatatttatttcatgataacttcatttattcaatattaacCATGAACTCTATAATCATTCTtctaaagaaattttaattgaatCCAACATATAGATTAGAATGTTTCACTATCAGTCATTTGCATGTACACCACAGGCCACCTAATTGGACACTTGCTATATTATGTATCAATGTGCAACTTGAAAATATGTGCACTTGCCATGTTGCTATTGTATGAAACTCGTCAATAACAATCGTTGAGACTTCAAGACTACTACGCATTGATTCTCTCCATTCTGGGTTGCCAACCAATGCCTCTGGGGAGCCATACACAATATCTACTCTTCCGTCAAGAATATTTCTATCATCCTCATCACTGGACCCtaaagataaatatttcaatagattCTGAATACCCGGGATATGTTCttgtaaattcattcaaaatattacgATGTTATACGATGTTATAATGGGCATTTCGGTAATTTTGAGGGGCACTTCGGTGTTTTCAACGGACATTTCGGTAAATCACGGGCATTTCGGTTAACTCTATGTGccgatttatttttcttttataatctGTCAAAAAGCACATTGCTTTCAATGTATTTTATTCAAAGCCGATTTAATAAAGCAGAACAAAATATGCAATATAACTTTTCATACACCAACCTTTATATGCTGCAGTCAAGTTGGAAATACTTCGTAAATATGCCACCTGGTCCTGCATAAGAGAAATCAACGGGCAACATACTAAAATTTAGCCAACGTTCATGCCCATCTCTCTCCGGACAGGAATTGCCATCTGGAATGGCAGAGATTTTCCAAATCCTGTAGGAAGGACCGCCAAACAGTCTTCCAAGTTCACTAGACACTGCAATATCTGTCTCTGTTCTCGTTTCAAACTCGgaatattaaatttcttcaaCACCTTTTCAATTGCTTCGTTCATTGTCTCTTTCGCCGCCATTTTGCTTGCACAACCGAACATTAGAAGAAAGACGTTTCTCATTGGTTAAGAAGGCATTTCCGTCTCCAAAACGATTGGTCACTATTTTTACGCAAAATTGACCCCTGACGTGACCCTCTATGGGATGTTGTTAGATTTTTCTGTAGCCAGTAAGCTAGCGGAtcaaacatctaattttaattagattgatttTATGGCGGAAGGTTctcaagaagaaaatgaattttcatgccTCCAAAATTTTAGAGtactatatttttctttctgtataaCGACATtgtgtaaaacattttaaaacaatattttgatatttcttttgatatattttgCGTTTTTAGCTTATATTTTCCAGAGgtcaagaaaaaataattaatttttgccTAAAATTATATTACTTCACGTCATATCTCAATTGTTTTAAATGTGACCCCTactcttttttacttttacatgAGACATTTAATGTTTGTCTGTTTGTATGCAAAAGTCTGGGAAAATGgcattactattattttttttttaattgagataTAACTTGAAtactccaaaattttgtaataatcTTTACATTTGATGTTGTATTTATTATGTACTGGCATTTGATGCCATCAGTAAAGCAAGTTTTTATTAAACTTTGTTTTGGATATTACTTTTatactcactacatgtgttcaaaaatggcatgtgacataggtaacaaagaaaataaataaccatCTTTTTGTCCAAGATGTTtttggatgattgacattactagtatttcaggtgccaacctccttTAGCCTACGTTTTTCTAATCAAATGAATCCCAATACTCTCTGCTATTTCTTAagagaaagtattttaattgtaatattatttaatttagaaaatgaattattgagtatttcttttaaatattcatttatctGTAGCGACACTTACAACAGCTGGCGAGGACTGACCCTGCTGTAACAAACTCATTTTCATTAAGttgtgatgaaaaaaaattaaactgaaataaaaatatttccaaatatTGTTCTTTGCCAGCACttttatacaaataaaacttcaggttaaacaaaaaaaaagagaaataaataagaatggcattttttcattaaaggaaagttaaattatatttgaaaatgctatttgtaaaatatttttcgttgCAGAAAGAAACATGTGAAAGgtaaaaaagcttttaaaatatataaaat from Crassostrea angulata isolate pt1a10 unplaced genomic scaffold, ASM2561291v2 HiC_scaffold_169, whole genome shotgun sequence includes the following:
- the LOC128169669 gene encoding uncharacterized protein LOC128169669, with product MIQLLRDLQSRYVPFQNDEIVESVFFGGDRLTDERVQCAQQSVLNGDTASSRLEGFISKIEDFHRLMNFLEAICRLTYSAESAGDRGTAAYFRNLLNAVNVKGEVRNAYRPYKLLYYTILDAMCSVLFFQKFSKTSDEEIPLPHNFQNLSSEEKIAWFNGICLHEEKVHGAKTPETKRSTEKVKDEKEYWMRKKRKG